The genomic DNA CCATCGACCGCATCATCGACATGTTCAGCGAAGGGCACCACCGGCAGATCCGGCAGCAGCTCGCCACGGTCCTGCAGGCGGTGGTCTCCCTCAAGCTCGTGGAGAAGAAGGACGGGGCCGGCCTGGTCGCGGCGGTGGAGATCCTCCGCCAGTCCCCGCGCGTGTCGAAGCTGATCCTGGAGGGGAGCCTCGAGGCGCTCGAGGAGGAGATCGAGAACTCGGTCGCGTACCACCGGATGCAGTCGATGAACCAGTCCCTGGCCGCGCTGGTGCTCCACGGCGTCGTCGCCAAGGACGCCGCCCTCGCGGTGAGCAGCCGGCCCAACGACCTCGACCTGATGCTCCGGAAGTTCCTGTACGCTTCGGAGCAGGCGGATGCCGGCGAAGGAGTGGCCATGACCGAGCCCCTGAGCGATTTCTCGAGGATCATCGAGCTCCAGGAGGTCAAGAAGCTCTACGACGAGCTCCAGGAGCGGCATCGCCTGGACGTCTCCGAGCGGGACACCGAGATCGCGCGCTTGAAGGGCGAGGTGCAGCACCAAACCCACGGCACCGCGTCGACCGACGGCGAGCTGACGGCGCTTCGCGCCGAGAACGAGAGGCTCGGCCGCCAGGTTCAGGTCGTGCGCCAAGAGTACGAGGCCAAGGTCGAGCGGCTCAACGCCCGCGTGCGCGAGCTGGCCGGCGTCGGGCCGACCCCGGGGAACGGCGAAGGGGAGCGCAAGGGCTTCTTCCGCCGCTGAGCCACTCCACGAACCGAGTCAGGTGCTGCGCGCGGCGGGCCGGTCCGTCCGGCCCTGGGCGTCGCGGTGCGCCGCCTCGTCGTCGGGGTGGACCCACGCCTCCGCATCGCCGGTGACGCTGACCGTCGAGATCGCGTGCTTGAAGAGCATCAACTCGCCGTGGGGCCCTTCCAGCAGGAGGGTGAACTTGTCGAACGACTTGATCCGTCCCGTCAGCCTCTTCCCGTTGGTCAGGAAAATGGTGACGGTCCGGTGCTCCTTCCGCGCGCGGTTGAAGAAGTCATTCTGAAGGTTCGCCTCGTCTGCGTTCATGGCATCCTCCGGACGACCCGGCGGCGGGGCGAGCCGGAGTATAACACGGGGTTCCGGACGCTCCGGGCGGAGTCCGCCCCGCCACTCAGGGCGCCTCGTGCCAACGCGAACCGACCCGGACCGCGAGACGCTCTGGCCCCTCTGCGGCATCGAGCCAGATGATGCCCCCCTCCTTCCGGAACCAGGTGCGCTGACGTTTCGCGTAGCGGCGGGTGCTGCTCTTCACCGCGTCGCGGAAGGCCTCGGGGTCCTTCCCGGCCAAGAGCGCCGCCAGGACCTCCCGGTAGCCGATGGCCCTGAACGCGTTCGCGCTCGCCGGCACCCCGTCCGCGAGCAGCGAACGGACCTCGTCGACGAGTCCCGCGGCGAAAAAGCCGTCGACCCGTGCGGCGAGCCTCTCCCACAGCAACCCGCGGTCCATGTCGAGACCTACCTTGAGCGAGCCGTACCGCTCGCGTCCGGAGGACCACGTCCCCTGCCCCGAGAGCCTGCGGCTCCAGGTCCCGCCGCCCCCCAGCGCGAGTTCGAGCGCGCGTACGATTCGCTGCGTGTCCGCCGGGGGAAGCCTCGCCGCCGAGACGGGATCCAGCGCCGACAGCCAGCGGTGGAGCCGCATGGTCCCGTGACGCGCCGCCATCGAGCGAAGGCGTTGCCTGAGCGCCGCGTCGCGTCCGGGGGACTCGATGACGCCTCGCAGGAGGCCCCGAAGGTACATGCCGGTCCCCCCGACCACGATGGGCACGCGGCCGCTGGCGACGATATCGAGGATCGCCACGTCTGCCGCACGGACGTACTCGCCGAGGCTGAAGTCGCGGCGGGGATCGGCGACGCCCACCAGGTGATGCGGGGCCCGTCGCCTCCAATCGGTGGAGGGCTTTCCCGTGGCGACGTCGAAGCCGGAGTAGATCTGCAGCGCGTCGCAGCCGACGATCTCGCCGCCGAGCCGCTCCGCCAGGAGCACGGCGGTCTCGGACTTGCCCGTCCCGGTGGGCCCTACAACGACGAGAAGCCGGATCGCTTCGCGTCCGGCCCGGCCTGCATCGACTTCCGGGTCCGGTCGCGGGCCTCGTCCAGCGCGGCCTTCAGGTGGTCCCGGCAGAGATGATGTCCCTTCTCCACCGGCGCGCCGCATCGAGCGCAGCGATCTCGGCCGATCTCCCGGCCCAGCGGCACGAACAGCCGGAGCAGGATCCCGCCGCCGAGACAGGCGAGACCGGCGAGCAGCCCTGTCGAAGTCCACCGATCGGACGTCCCATTCGGGACCCAGCCGGCGAGGTCGGCCAGGAGAAGCCAGGCCGTGGCCGCCAGGATGATCAGCCCGAGGTAGCGGAGCGTGCGTCCCATCGTGATGCACTCCTTCGACCAGCTCGGGGCGGCGTCCGGAGCCCGCATCCTCCGACCGAACCCTCGACTCGGACGCCCTGCCGGCACCCCGGCACCCCGCATGCGGGATGTCCCTCTCATCGTGGAATATAGGCAAGGAGGGCCCCCGCGCCAGTTCAGCGATTGCCGGCGCCGGGGACGGCGATCCGCTCGAGCCTGACTCCCCGGTAGTAGTGGGCCAGGATCTCGCGGTAGCCGGCGCCGCGGAGCGCCATGCCGTAGGCGCCGACCTGGCAGAGCCCCACGCCGTGTCCCCAGCCCTTTCCCGCGAACACCACGGCTACGATCGCTCCCGAGCGGTCTCTCTGCGGCTCGACGACGACGAGATTCTCCCTGAGGTCGAGGAGTCCGCGGATGTCGAACCCCCGGACCGTCGCCGATCCCGTCGCTCCCACGACCTTGAGCTCCACGATCCGGCCCGACTTCCCTCGCCGCACGACCTCGAGCCCCTCGAGCCGGCCGACGGCGAGCTTCTTGTCGATCGCGTCCTCCAGCTCCTCGCGTGTCCGGCGAACCTCCCAGGAGTAGACCGAGGCCAGCCGATCGTCCGACGCCCCCTTGACGGGGCCGCGAATCTCGAGGAAGTCCACCGCGCCACCCGACCCGGTCCGGAACCGGATGCGGTCCCCCGGCCAGAGGTCGAGGCGGCGGGCCGGAACCGCCCGCCCGCCCGAGAGCGCGAACAGCGACGCCGACGGCGAGACCGGCAGCGTGAGATCGCCCTTTCCCGGGACGAGGTGGAGCCGCCCGTTTCCACCTCCCGCGACCACCGCCTCTCGCAGACCGAAGGCGTCATAGGCATCGCCGATTCGTGCGAGAACGGGCGCCAGGCGGGCCGCTGTCGGCGGCCTCGAGGGGTGGAAGCCCCCGTCGGGGTACGGCCGCAGCGCACCGGCCGACGCGAGGTACGCCAGCGCGTGCCGCTCCCGGTCGGGCAACGACGTTGCTTCCGGATCGCGAAGGAGCGGATCCAGATCCTCCGGCGCGAGCAGGACGGACGCCCTCGGTCCCCAGCCGACGGCCGAGACGATTTCCGCTGCCGCTTCGGAGAGCGTGCGGACCTCTCCGGCCGGCTCGGCGGGCGCGCGAACCCCCGCGAGCGACGCCACCGCTCCCGCCCAACTCCTCACCTCGGGGGCTCCCGCCCGGGCCGAAGGGTCGCCTCCGCTTCCCACCGTGCCGAGCACGCCCGCGGCGGCGAGTACCGCCCAGTCTCGCGTCACGTCGTCGCCGTTCTCGGCGATCACCTCTCGCACCGCCGCCCCCTCCAGGCGAACCTTGAGCGTCGCGATCGCCGCGGCCTCCGCCCGGCAGGGAACGCCGACGAGGTAAGGCGCCGCTTCCTCGGGGAAGACCTCCGCCGCGTCCTCGGTATGGCCGCCGCACGTCGCGGTGTAGAGCGCGGAGATCGGCTGCCCGCCGAAGGTCAGGATCTCGCCCCGGGTCTCCGCGACCGCCCGGTCCGAGAGCGGGTGCTCCGCCGCC from Terriglobia bacterium includes the following:
- a CDS encoding PilT/PilU family type 4a pilus ATPase, producing the protein MKIDDLLRFMVKQEASDLHLKPMRPPLVRIHGKLLPLKTDPLHPDLIREMLLSILSEAQRKALEERFSADFGYSLSGVSRFRASVFLQRGTVSAVFRRVPFDFPSLEDWGLPPVLSEFAQLPQGLVLITGPTGSGKSSTLAGLLRLIANTRLVHIVTIEDPIEFLLKDNLGAVTQREVGTDTPGFAEALRNVFRQDPDVVMVGEMRDLTTVQTVLTAAETGHLIFSTLHTNSAAQTIDRIIDMFSEGHHRQIRQQLATVLQAVVSLKLVEKKDGAGLVAAVEILRQSPRVSKLILEGSLEALEEEIENSVAYHRMQSMNQSLAALVLHGVVAKDAALAVSSRPNDLDLMLRKFLYASEQADAGEGVAMTEPLSDFSRIIELQEVKKLYDELQERHRLDVSERDTEIARLKGEVQHQTHGTASTDGELTALRAENERLGRQVQVVRQEYEAKVERLNARVRELAGVGPTPGNGEGERKGFFRR
- the hfq gene encoding RNA chaperone Hfq, with the protein product MNADEANLQNDFFNRARKEHRTVTIFLTNGKRLTGRIKSFDKFTLLLEGPHGELMLFKHAISTVSVTGDAEAWVHPDDEAAHRDAQGRTDRPAARST
- the miaA gene encoding tRNA (adenosine(37)-N6)-dimethylallyltransferase MiaA; this encodes MRRAGGEGTSSLPGPPEGRAGRGPRPDPEVDAGRAGREAIRLLVVVGPTGTGKSETAVLLAERLGGEIVGCDALQIYSGFDVATGKPSTDWRRRAPHHLVGVADPRRDFSLGEYVRAADVAILDIVASGRVPIVVGGTGMYLRGLLRGVIESPGRDAALRQRLRSMAARHGTMRLHRWLSALDPVSAARLPPADTQRIVRALELALGGGGTWSRRLSGQGTWSSGRERYGSLKVGLDMDRGLLWERLAARVDGFFAAGLVDEVRSLLADGVPASANAFRAIGYREVLAALLAGKDPEAFRDAVKSSTRRYAKRQRTWFRKEGGIIWLDAAEGPERLAVRVGSRWHEAP
- a CDS encoding SpoIID/LytB domain-containing protein produces the protein MAGRGHAAVVLAVAVAAALAAAAASPVETGGGDERFRRLAAAAGQQRPLLRIGLDAAHRLLISSERPYRILDAGSGIPVWKPVFSGETAVVADGGPERETAGIYRVQVGSFASLERAEGERAKLEKDLGVRGVVRKSPDRGNYRVRLGDAADRTALLPLLQKVRAAGFDSAWIAEEPAEVRAGVALRLVDAVYDSRTTSGTRIAVVPEPGGRIRVEGKPYRGVIEIRIAPTGMVRAIDWVGLEPYLLGVVPSELGPEVWPRLEALKAQAVAARTYAWRNRDQFEEEGFDLCATPRCQVYGGAAAEHPLSDRAVAETRGEILTFGGQPISALYTATCGGHTEDAAEVFPEEAAPYLVGVPCRAEAAAIATLKVRLEGAAVREVIAENGDDVTRDWAVLAAAGVLGTVGSGGDPSARAGAPEVRSWAGAVASLAGVRAPAEPAGEVRTLSEAAAEIVSAVGWGPRASVLLAPEDLDPLLRDPEATSLPDRERHALAYLASAGALRPYPDGGFHPSRPPTAARLAPVLARIGDAYDAFGLREAVVAGGGNGRLHLVPGKGDLTLPVSPSASLFALSGGRAVPARRLDLWPGDRIRFRTGSGGAVDFLEIRGPVKGASDDRLASVYSWEVRRTREELEDAIDKKLAVGRLEGLEVVRRGKSGRIVELKVVGATGSATVRGFDIRGLLDLRENLVVVEPQRDRSGAIVAVVFAGKGWGHGVGLCQVGAYGMALRGAGYREILAHYYRGVRLERIAVPGAGNR